The genomic DNA CCTCCCCCAGGCCATGGGAGAAGCAGCGACCCCCTGCAGCATCCTCGGCCGGGTGGGAACTTCAGCCCACGCGGACGCACCGGCCTGTCCCTCCACGGTCCTACCCACGCGGCACAGGGCGGCccttcctcccctgccccagAAATCTTTACAGAGGATTCACAGCTCAAGCACAGAGTTTAAATACCCCAGAAGCAAGGAGTGAACTGGGCAGGTAGAGTCTCTGTAGATGTCCTCTAGGAATTTCCAGATTTCCTTGAAAAGAGATTTCTCATGTTCATATAAAGTCCTGCAAAATCTGCCAGGTTGTGAGGGTCGATCTCCTCCACCTTGGAGACACTGGGATGAGATTTGGACTTTCCACCCCCCCAAGGGCTGTGATGCTGGAAACACCATATCTTCAAATCCAAAAGCTTCTGAGACATCATCCATCTCCTGCTGATTGTCACCCTGGGGGTGCCCAGGAAGGGGCCAGTCCTGCTTTTCCTGTTGACACAGTATTTCTGCTGCACACAGGTCATTCCTGTTGAGCCCAGCCTTGCTCTTTACTCAGGAGCACGTGCTCAGCTCTGTCTTGCAGAGCTTGCAGAAATTAGGGCTGGAAATCAGGAAGTGAGCCAGGACATTGGGTCTTGTGTCCACAGAAAGGCAAGTCCTGCTGTAAaagtgcagctcctcagccccacagccagggctcagTCCCCTATCCAAGAGCAGTTGTGTCCTCTCCTTGGATTTGAGGGACAAGAGGTGAGTTCTCCTGCTATATCTCtgctggtgtgtgtgtgctgtgaccCTCCAAGCTAAGACCCAGGGAACTCAGTTCCCCTGTGCCCCCACCTCATGCCCAGGTTGTCCCTTGTTAATATAATTTAACTAACACTTAACAGTGTCATTCTTCATCCCCTTGTAGGAGTAGGGAAGTGCCTGACTCCCGTGTTGCTCCATTCCAGCTTGTTTGtctgctgcccttcctgcctGATGGAGCCAGTGCTGGCTGAGGACCCTCCTCGAGGTGCCTGGCTGAGCCTGGTGCAGGAGCACTAGTGGGACGTGGACAGTGGCGTGTGCCACCTGCAAAGGGACAATGGctcagggcactgggagcatCAACAGTGACTACAAGGATTGGGAATGGAGTGACGATGCTGGCGAACGGGccaggctcctgcagagccctaGTGTGGAGACAGTGCCCAAAAATTCAGAGAGCCAAGGAAATGGACTGGGGGCCACATCGGCTCTGGGAGCTGTCTTCATTGTGGTCAACGCTGCtctcggggctgggctgctcaacttccctgctgccttcagcatGGCTGGTGGCGTGGCTGCAGGCATCACCCTGCAGATGGTGAGTGGGGAAGGGACAGTCCCCCATCCCACCATGGGAGGGTGCATGGAGGGACATGTGGTGCCCCAGAAAGGGCTTGGGGAGGACCAGACTCCTAGGAAGAAGCTCTTTGGGTGAGTTGCACCAGAGATTCTCAGTGTTTTCAGGAGTGGTAGCCTGGGGTGGCTGAGGGAACCTCGCCATGTTGTTGGCTCAGTGTTCCCTCCCTGTCTCTCTCCCATCCCAGTGCATGCTGATCTTCATCATTGGAGGCTTGGTCATCCTGGCATACTGCTCGCAGGCCAGCAACGAGCGCACCTACCAGGAGGTTGTGTGGGCTGTCTGTGGGAAGGTGCCTGGTGTGCTGTGCGAGGTGGCCATCGCTGTCTACACCTTTGGCACCTGCATCGCCTTCCTCATCATCATTGGAGACCAGCAGGACAAGAGTAAGTGCCTCCCATGGAGCAAATAATAACCAGTTGCTGTCCCTTCAGCTGGAAGGGTCACCCTGACCATCTTGGTTGTCCCTGCAGTCATTGCTGCTCTGGTGAAGGAGCCTGAGGAAGTTGGGAGCAGCCGCTGGTACACAGACCGCAAGTTCACCATCAGCATCACTGCCTTCCTGCtcatcctgcccctctccatccccaaaGAGATTGGCTTCCAAAAATATGCCAGGTGGGTGGGAAGAGccctctggggctgggagttGGGGTGGACCAGCCAGCACCCACCTAAGCACAGTTGCAGAGGACAGGGACTGGAAATGGTGTGGTTCTAGTGCCCTATCTGCCCACTCATCCTCTGCCTTcccatgcctcagtttccctatCTGGGAAGCAGAGGAGTGGCTGAGCACTGTACAGCCACATGTCATACTGCAGGGCTTGTGTCCCTCCCTTCTGCATGCTGGAGGAAGCAGGGAATGCTGCTTTCAACGACATTGTCTCCTATCTTTGTAGATGGCAATCCAGCAGAAAGGAGAGCCACTAAGTGTCCCTAGGCTGGGTGGTCTgcaggccagccctgctccaccaAGAATCTTGGTGTGacctggctgctggagctgcaccagCAGGGGCACCAAGGAGTGTCAGTGCTTCAACACTTGCCTCTTTCTCCAGCCCAAAACCCAAGTCTGGCAGGTTTGCCACTCAGAGAAGGATGGGATAACCCCCAAATGCAACAGAATTGTGTTGGCATCTGCTTGGGGGACAGCGGGTGACGTTTCCTGGTATATTCCCATgggaagggaaacaaaaaatGGGTCTGATAGGCAGGAGTGGGGtagcctgggctgtgccagaagATGGGGACggagaggctgggaggagaccCTCCATGAAGTGGGGAGGCAGAGCACTGACAGCCTCCTGTCCCCTTTCACAGCTCCCTCAGTGTGATTGGCACATGGTATGTCACAGCAGTCATTATCATCAAGTACATCTGGCCTGACAAGGAGCTGGTGCCTGTGGAGATCCCCACCAGGTGAGAGCAAGAGACACAATGCTGTCAGTGccaccacagctctgcagagccaggcagggctgtgggagtgAGGGCTGCAAAGGCAGGGGATGAATCTTTCATCAGGCCCATCCCTGGTCCTGGGGACTCTGCATGTTGCTGCCAGAAGCTCCCAAATGGCTGCACCTCTGCGTGTTTCAGAGGTggtgaagaggagaaaaaggactTCTTAAAGGTCCCCATGGCTCCAACACAGATTTTGATAGCACTGATTGGTTTTTATCTCTGACATATCCAGGCCCTGGATTCCCTGTGCCATGCTTGTGCTCACCCAGCAACAAGGGCTGTGTCTATATTTGGATAATTTTGGTTATTTCCTTAACCAGCACAACCACTGTGGCTTATTCCTTTCCTGACAGTGTATATTTTTGGATCCAGTGCAGGAATTTTATGGCAGACCAAAGGTTAAACCAGTTTTTTTGCACTGCCCAATTAGATCCTTATTTTTTACTGATACTTTCACTTTTGTGTGCTCAGGTTTGGCTGTTTCTCTCTCAATGAAAGGCCCTGGTCTTCACAGAGTACCAGGTCCCAAGAAAACCTGATTCCATGCAATGGCATCATCCTGGGTGGGGGGATGCAGTAAGACAAAGACACTGAGCACTCCCAGCTCATCCTCCCCTGGTGCACTGGATGGGATCACAGGGGATTCTGGTCTGACTGATGGGTGTTTCTCTCCTTCCAGCCCCTCCACCTGGACAGCTGTCTTCAATGCCATGCCCACCATCTGCTTTGGGTTCCAGGTAAGGCCATGAGCTTGGCACTCCCCTTCCATCCTGTGGTTGCTTGGACGGCAGACTAAAACCCTGCCCGTGTGCTCACTGCCCAGCTTTGCAAGGAGACTGAAGCCTTTTTAACATCTCACCACCTCTGGATGGAGATGGATCCATTTTACCCCAGCTAGGATGTACAGGGCATCCTGTCCCCCACCTCTTTCTTCTCCAGTGACAAACCTGGGGAATCACCATATCCCAACAAACACAGAATATCATGAGTAGGATTCCCCATGGTTCTGCCCATCACATATCCCCACTGTCTCTgtgtcctggcagtgccacgtgAGCAGCGTGCCCGTCTTTAACAGCATGAAGCAGCCACAGGTGAAGACCTGGGGGGCAGTGGTGACAGCAGCCATGGTGATTGCTCTGTTTGTCTACACAGGCACTGGTAAGTGAGGGGATACTGTGTGAGTGTAGCACAGTCCTTGGAGTGGCTGTGAGCttcaggggacagggaccctcTGGTCAGCAAGTGTcagagggagaagggaggaCAGTCCATTGAACACCTCTGCAATGTGCCCTGTGCCATATCCATCCTAGTTTGGTCCTTCAAACAGATGTTCAGGAGacttgtccctgtcccctgctgaCTGCTCCCTTCCTGGCAGGTATCTGTGGCTTCCTAACCTTTGGAGCTGGTGTGGAGCAGGATGTCTTGATGTCCTACCCCTCCAATGACATCCCTGTTGCCCTCGCCCGGGCTTTCATCATCCTCTGTGTGCTGACATCCTACCCCATCCTGCACTTCTGTGGCAGGTGAGTGCTGGGAGAGATGGGGCTGGtgtgggaaggaggagcagcacGAGGAACCCCCTCTGTcctggctctgtgcccacagggcTGTCTTGGAGGGTCTCTGGCTGCGCTACACCGGGGTCACGGTGGAGGAGGACGTGGTTCGGGAGCGCAGGAGGCGCCTGCTTCAGACCATCAGCTGGTTCCTCCTGACACTGCTCCTGGCTCTTTTCATCCCTGACATTGGCAAAGTCATCTCTGTCATTGGGGGCTTGGCTGCCTGCTTCATCTTTGTCTTCCCAGG from Melospiza georgiana isolate bMelGeo1 chromosome 14, bMelGeo1.pri, whole genome shotgun sequence includes the following:
- the SLC38A7 gene encoding sodium-coupled neutral amino acid transporter 7, with the protein product MAQGTGSINSDYKDWEWSDDAGERARLLQSPSVETVPKNSESQGNGLGATSALGAVFIVVNAALGAGLLNFPAAFSMAGGVAAGITLQMCMLIFIIGGLVILAYCSQASNERTYQEVVWAVCGKVPGVLCEVAIAVYTFGTCIAFLIIIGDQQDKIIAALVKEPEEVGSSRWYTDRKFTISITAFLLILPLSIPKEIGFQKYASSLSVIGTWYVTAVIIIKYIWPDKELVPVEIPTSPSTWTAVFNAMPTICFGFQCHVSSVPVFNSMKQPQVKTWGAVVTAAMVIALFVYTGTGICGFLTFGAGVEQDVLMSYPSNDIPVALARAFIILCVLTSYPILHFCGRAVLEGLWLRYTGVTVEEDVVRERRRRLLQTISWFLLTLLLALFIPDIGKVISVIGGLAACFIFVFPGLCLIQAKLSEIQETRAISWWAQVCYGVFMVTLGAFIFGQTTANAIFVDLTA